In [Phormidium] sp. ETS-05, the genomic window AATCAGCACCGGTATCGCCATAGAATTACCCCCCAACACCGAAGCTCAAATTAGATCCCGCAGTGGTTTAGCCTACAAACACGGCATTACTGTCCTCAACAGTCCCGGCACCATTGATGAAGGTTATCGCGGCGAAATCAAAGTCATCCTCATCAACCATTCCCGCACCGATTTTCACATCAACCAAGGCATGAGAATCGCCCAAATGGTCATCGCCCCCGTCTTGCGTCCCGCCATAGAAATTATCCGGGATTTTCCCCATAATGAACTGGTAGGCTCCACGACCCGAGGGGCGAATGGATTTGGTTCCACCGGGGTTTAAAGTCTCTCTAAGAAACCCGGTTTCTGTACATAAAACAATCCTAAGAGTTGCCCTCTATCCCCCAGCCCCTTTCTCCCAAATAGGGAGAAAGGGGGGCAGGACGGGGAGGGCTTTAGCTCCCCTCTCCCAACTTGGGAGAGGGGTCGGGGGTGAGGGCTAACGTCAGAAATGCGGGGTTTATACTATGTACAATCAAGGAGCCAAGCGAGCTTTTTTGATGCGAGATTTTTCATACCACGCCGCCACATCAGGCATCCATTCTTGAAAATGAGGCCAAATTAACTCGCAGAGTTTTTGTGCTTCTAATTGGGCGTCTGACTTCCAGCGCATATCCAAAATGTGCATTAAAGAACGGGGATTTAAAGACATAACCCAATGCTGACGCACATCAAAAGGAATGATACCTCGGGCGTGTTCTTCTGAAGTGCCTTCGGTGATTAGTTGCTGGTAACGTTTCGCCGCTTCTAGACACCACTGCATATCCCGTTGACGCTGTTCTGGGGTGTAGTCATAGCGTTTACCTTGGCGGTCTGTATATTCACCCACCGGACGCAGATAAAATACTTCCTCAATGTCTCGGTTTCCTTGAGCCGCATCTACTATTCTTTGACCCGTATAGCGGTTAGATTGCACATCGAAGCTGATGCCTACCCTGTGAGTCCGCACCTGCTGCATAACGCTGTGGGGAAAATAACCGCAGTTCAGGGTAATTTGCGGGTGTTCCAAGGGTCCAAAATGACCTCTATCTCCCGCTAATAACCGCTTGACGATAATTTCGCCACATTTAGCCTCGGCGGGCCAGTTTGCCCGATCGGCCACTACCAATTCCTCACTATAATCCTGGTGCATAGCGGCATAAACCACCTGCTGGGGATTAGGGGTTTTAGCAATAACTTCTACTCTAAACCGCTCCATGATGCTTAGCACCCCAATTGTCAGCATTTATATCATAAGACAATCAATTTTGTTTGTCAATACTTCAGAGTAAAAATTTTATAAATATTTCTATATTGTGATTTGTCCCTTGCTATTTGTCCTTTGTCCC contains:
- the dut gene encoding dUTP diphosphatase produces the protein MQLKIHLLHPDASLPTYAHSTDSGMDLCAIEATIIPPGERQLISTGIAIELPPNTEAQIRSRSGLAYKHGITVLNSPGTIDEGYRGEIKVILINHSRTDFHINQGMRIAQMVIAPVLRPAIEIIRDFPHNELVGSTTRGANGFGSTGV
- the thyX gene encoding FAD-dependent thymidylate synthase, which produces MERFRVEVIAKTPNPQQVVYAAMHQDYSEELVVADRANWPAEAKCGEIIVKRLLAGDRGHFGPLEHPQITLNCGYFPHSVMQQVRTHRVGISFDVQSNRYTGQRIVDAAQGNRDIEEVFYLRPVGEYTDRQGKRYDYTPEQRQRDMQWCLEAAKRYQQLITEGTSEEHARGIIPFDVRQHWVMSLNPRSLMHILDMRWKSDAQLEAQKLCELIWPHFQEWMPDVAAWYEKSRIKKARLAP